GAAACGGGGCTGTCGGCCGTATTCCGCGGCCAGCCCTCGAACGTGGCCGATGATGTCCGCGATGTGTTCGAGCGGCCGGCCGTTGATCAGAAAAATGTCGGCCATTTTCGCCCCCAGCCGACGGCCGGGCTCTGATTCACCGCCGACATAGATGGGCGGATGCGGCTGTTGGACGGGCTTGGGAGCCAAGCTGGTCTCCTTCACCTGGTAGTATTGTCCGGCAAAGCTGTAGCGCTCCTGCGTCCAGCTGCCCTTGATGATGGTCAGAAACTCTTCGGAGCGGGCATAGCGCTCGTCGTGGGGCAGGATGGGCGCACCGAGCATTTCGAACTCGGTCAGCCACCAGGCCGAAACCAGATTGATGGCAATCCGTCCCTGGCTGATATGGTCGATATTGCTGGCCATCTTGGCGATGACGCCGGGCGCCCGAAAACCGGGCTTGACCGCGGTGATAATCTCAATTTTGTCGGTGACGGCCGCTAACGCACTGGCCGTTGACCAGGCATCGAGCTGGTCGAGTCCGGGCTCGACCGGATTCATGAAGTGCTCGGCGATCAGCAAAGTCTCGAAGCCGAGCCGCTCGGCCAACAGCGTCGCGCGCTTGGTCGAGGCAAACGAGGCGTCACAGGTTTCCGGGCGGGTCGAAATAATCCAATTGCCATACACCGACGGCCAAAACCCTAATCGCATCAGCACCCCTCTCCTCGAAGCAATCTCCTCCGCAGGCTACGTGTGGCTCTCGGATGTGTCAATGAGAAACGCCGGCCCGATTTTCGGCCCCGGCACGACCCCGACGACGCCTCCCCCCTCCCCTTTCTCAGCCCCGGCTGTTACACCAACAAACACGGTGAGAAAATGATGACAAGGAGTTGACATGCCACACACGATTGGTCTTCTCCACCCCGGAGAAATGGGAGCAACGGTTGGAGCGGCCGCCCGGCTGAACGAGGTGCAGGTCGTGTGGGCCTCAGACGGGCGGGGTCCCCAGACCCACGGCCGGGCCGAGGAGGCGGGCTTGACCGACATGGGCTCCCTGCCCGCCGTGGTTAAACAC
The DNA window shown above is from Desulfurellaceae bacterium and carries:
- a CDS encoding LLM class flavin-dependent oxidoreductase → MRLGFWPSVYGNWIISTRPETCDASFASTKRATLLAERLGFETLLIAEHFMNPVEPGLDQLDAWSTASALAAVTDKIEIITAVKPGFRAPGVIAKMASNIDHISQGRIAINLVSAWWLTEFEMLGAPILPHDERYARSEEFLTIIKGSWTQERYSFAGQYYQVKETSLAPKPVQQPHPPIYVGGESEPGRRLGAKMADIFLINGRPLEHIADIIGHVRGLAAEYGRQPRFGMSAFVICRDTEREARAEFERLVALRQDKLSGYDKDVVMIKTGSYETKALGTNGGTAAGLIGTPAQIAERMRAFEAVGVETFLLQFHPLIEELERFGQDVMPLLS